A genomic segment from Candidatus Korarchaeum cryptofilum OPF8 encodes:
- a CDS encoding CorA family divalent cation transporter, with protein MEALTISVLEEAMKLFSEKIARKLAEGKRITDTEVIILLLDQMNKRMDIMNESLNKRIDDTNRRIDDTNKRIDELRESMNERIAEIHKRIDDTNERINGLRDDMNRRIDELRGEVNRKVDELRGDMNRRIDELREDLRLLHQEVSSIKSDVINLLKEKIGRS; from the coding sequence GTGGAGGCCCTCACGATATCCGTGCTCGAAGAGGCCATGAAGCTTTTCTCAGAGAAGATAGCTAGGAAACTTGCTGAGGGTAAGAGGATCACTGATACTGAGGTGATAATACTCCTCCTAGATCAGATGAACAAAAGGATGGATATCATGAATGAATCGCTGAACAAGAGGATAGATGATACTAACAGGAGGATAGATGATACCAATAAAAGGATAGATGAGCTCAGGGAATCGATGAATGAGAGGATAGCTGAGATCCACAAGAGGATCGATGATACGAATGAGAGGATAAATGGACTCAGGGATGATATGAATAGGAGGATAGATGAGCTCAGGGGAGAAGTGAACAGAAAGGTAGATGAACTGAGGGGAGATATGAATAGGAGGATAGATGAGCTGAGGGAGGACCTGAGGCTCCTCCATCAGGAGGTATCATCGATAAAATCGGACGTGATAAACTTATTGAAGGAGAAGATCGGGAGGAGTTAA